The Lycium barbarum isolate Lr01 chromosome 10, ASM1917538v2, whole genome shotgun sequence genome includes a region encoding these proteins:
- the LOC132613723 gene encoding uncharacterized protein LOC132613723 — protein sequence MDKTWMRCEDRLSDTYVNGVDSFLEFAFKHSELEGAIPCPCKKCNNVFHCPRGEVRDHLIINGIVKGYTRWLYHGEFAPKEKNTNSEVRPEKVRKERGDDIFEMIYDVAGPEIMDDSSGKFQHGDASEPTSKFFKLLEDAAQQLYPGCETFSKLSLIVELFQIKCLFGISDKATDSILKLIKRALPSGETLPETFYGAKQLIRNLGLRYEKIHACENDCMLFWKHNAKAESCSVCGESRWKSVEGQKTNGGAQGKTKNKVPQNFLRYFPLKPRLQRLFLSSEIASDMRWHHDQRLKDGVLRHPADSEAWKHFDSSNPGFARDPRNVRLGLASDGINPFGNLSVSHSTWPVIITVYNLPPWMCMKPPYCFLSLLIPGPKAPGNDIDVYLEPLVEELRELWYYGVDTYDASRRENFCMRAALLWTINDFPAYAYLSGWSTKGALACPSCNKETPSTRLKYGRKFSYMGARRFLSSNHKWRRNKRDFNGEVEKRSAPKALSGDDVLNQLSSLEDVKFGKTQKKQKYEKSKGIHNWRKKSIFFKLPYWKNNLIRHNLDVMHIEKNVCDNIIGTLLDIEGKAKDNLNARRDLKEMGIRKDLHATQKDGKWYYPAACYSLSPDKKSKVCKFLKMVKVPDGYSSNVSRWVKLKDRKVYGMKSHDSHILLEQLLPLAIRGVVPNNVYDAITELSIFFRELCSKTLRVDVLDQLAAQIPITLSKLEKIFLPTFFDVMVHLVIHLPTEAKVAGPVQNRWMYPMERLMGKWKCYVRNRNQPEGSIAEGYIVEESLIFCSRYLHCGANGYNRMDKNYEGSC from the exons ATGGACAAAACTTGGATGCGTTGTGAAGATAGATTGAGCGATACTTATGTAAACGGAGTTGACAGTTTTCTGGAATTTGCTTTTAAGCACTCGGAACTAGAAGGTGCAATTCCTTGTCCTTGTAAGAAATGCAACAATGTTTTCCACTGTCCTAGAGGTGAAGTCAGGGATCATTTAATAATTAATGGGATAGTCAAGGGATACACGCGGTGGCTTTATCATGGAGAATTTGCACCTAAAGAGAAAAACACTAACAGTGAAGTAAGACCAGAAAAAGTAAGAAAAGAGCGAGGTGATGATATATTTGAAATGATTTACGATGTTGCTGGCCCTGAAATCATGGATGATTCCAGTGGGAAGTTTCAACATGGTGATGCTTCCGAGCCTACTTCAAAATTTTTCAAATTATTGGAGGATGCTGCACAACAACTTTATCCTGGTTGTGAGACATTCTCCAAGCTGTCACTGATTGTGGAACTATTCCAAATCAAGTGTCTTTTTGGGATAAGTGATAAAGCAACTGATAGCATACTGAAGTTAATTAAGCGAGCACTTCCTTCTGGTGAAACTTTACCAGAGACATTCTATGGAGCAAAGCAATTGATTAGAAATTTAGGCCTTCGTTATGAAAAAATACATGCTTGCGAGAATGACTGCATGTTATTCTGGAAACATAATGCAAAAGCTGAATCTTGCTCGGTTTGTGGTGAGTCTAGGTGGAAATCAGTTGAAGGTCAAAAAACTAATGGCGGTGCTCAAGGAAAGACCAAGAACAAAGTTCCTCAAAATTTTTTACGTTACTTCCCCTTGAAACCAAGATTGCAAAGGTTGTTTCTGTCATCAGAAATTGCTTCAGACATGAGATGGCATCATGATCAGCGTTTGAAAGATGGGGTTCTTAGACATCCAGCAGACTCAGAGGCGTGGAAACATTTCGATTCATCTAATCCAGGCTTTGCTAGAGATCCTCGTAATGTTAGACTTGGATTAGCATCTGACGGGATAAATCCTTTTGGTAACTTAAGTGTTTCTCATAGCACTTGGCCAGTGATTATTACTGTATATAACTTACCCCCTTGGATGTGCATGAAGCCACCATATTGCTTCTTGTCTTTGTTGATACCTGGCCCTAAAGCTCCTGGAAATGATATCGATGTGTACTTAGAACCATTGGTAGAAGAGTTGCGAGAGTTATGGTATTATGGAGTCGATACATATGATGCTTCGAGAAGAGAGAATTTTTGTATGCGGGCAGCACTCTTATGGACTATAAATGATTTTCCAGCTTATGCCTACTTGTCTGGATGGAGTACGAAGGGAGCTTTGGCTTGTCCTTCATGCAACAAAGAGACTCCTTCTACTCGATTAAAGTATGGTCGTAAGTTTTCTTACATGGGTGCTCGTAGGTTTCTATCATCTAATCATAAATGGCGGCGGAATAAACGTGATTTTAATGGAGAAGTAGAAAAACGATCTGCTCCTAAAGCTCTCTCTGGAGATGATGTTTTAAACCAGTTGTCCAGTTTGGAAGACGTGAAATTTGGTAAGacccaaaaaaaacaaaaatacgAAAAAAGTAAAGGGATTCATAACTGGAGGAAGAAAAGCATTTTTTTCAAACTTCCTTACTGGAAAAATAATTTAATACGCCACAATTTAGATGtgatgcatattgaaaaaaatgTTTGTGATAATATCATTGGGACATTATTAGATATAGAAGGAAAGGCAAAAGATAATTTGAATGCTCGTCGTGATTTGAAGGAAATGGGTATAAGGAAAGATTTGCACGCAACTCAAAAGGATGGAAAATGGTATTATCCAGCGGCATGCTATTCTTTATCACCAGATAAGAAGTCTAAAGTATGCAAGTTCTTGAAAATGGTTAAGGTTCCAGATGGTTATTCTTCCAATGTATCACGGTGGGTGAAGTTAAAGGATCGTAAAGTTTATGGAATGAAGAGTCACGATTCTCATATTCTGTTGGAACAGTTGCTTCCTCTTGCAATTCGCGGAGTCGTGCCAAACAATGTCTATGATGCTATCACCGAGTTAAGTATTTTCTTCAGAGAGTTGTGTTCAAAAACATTAAGGGTTGATGTTTTGGATCAACTTGCAGCTCAAATTCCAATAACATTATCCAAATTAGAAAAAATATTTCTACCAACATTTTTTGACGTGATGGTGCACTTGGTCATTCATCTCCCAACAGAAGCTAAGGTTGCTGGACCTGTACAAAACAGGTGGATGTACCCAATGGAGCG ATTAATGGGCAAATGGAAATGTTACGTTCGTAATAGAAATCAGCCTGAAGGATCTATTGCAGAGGGGTATATTGTTGAAGAAAGTCTAATATTTTGTTCAAGATATTTACATTGTGGCGCGAATGGATATAATCGAATGGACAAAAATTACGAAGGATCATGTTGA
- the LOC132613725 gene encoding uncharacterized protein LOC132613725: protein MDIDFISYFDLLADLKKNCNFDVFEGDKFFYLRGDRVVSDYEGLVECRDDSDVRNMLVSYKRHKEKSIEIYALSKDCDIFMSTEENSSRENASEEVNEVFVEELESANSTGSNVVKRKTRGPTRCIKIINLQEGEKLPVEFDDDDQAIGKNATQFTWFLGQTVRNRICCPLKVSGWKEIEEEKIDHMWDIILEKFNFDVSEGRKGAILGHMSDIYRGYRHKMKSRYFDSKTTYQLCLRNKPKLVNADEWKYLVNLWSDADFQKKSMQNKTNRSKRSLPPYIGTKSYVRLRHEMAEKKDGKTPSRVEVFMESRKRKKGKQVDAFQQDAIVISTCWLSSLSP from the exons ATGGACATTGATTTTATTAGTTACTTTGATTTATTGGCTGATTTAAAAAAGAATTGCAACTTCGATGTTTTTGAGGGAGATAAGTTCTTTTATCTGAGAGGTGATAGAGTTGTTAGTGATTACGAAGGGTTAGTCGAATGTCGTGATGATTCGGATGTTAGGAACATGCTAGTTAGTTATAAAAGGCATAAGGAGAAGTCTATCGAGATTTATGCGCTATCAAAAGATTGTGATATTTTTATGAGTACCGAAGAAAATAGTTCTAGAGAAAATGCATCAGAAGAGGTCAATGAAGTATTTGTGGAAGAGCTCGAATCAGCAAATTCAACAG GCTCAAACGTTGTGAAAAGAAAAACTAGAGGGCCTACCCGATGCATAAAAATAATCAACTTACAGGAGGGTGAAAAATTGCCTGTAGAATTTGATGATGATGATCAAGCTATTGGCAAGAATGCAACTCAATTTACTTGGTTTTTGGGGCAAACAGTTAGAAATCGAATTTGTTGCCCCTTAAAAGTAAGTGGTTGGAAAGAGATTGAGGAAGAAAAGATCGACCATATGTGGGACATCATCTTG GAAAAATTTAATTTCGATGTTTCTGAGGGAAGAAAAGGCGCAATTCTTGGTCATATGAGTGACATCTACAGAGGTTATAGGCACAAGATGAAAAGCAGGTATTTCGATTCAAAGACAACTTATCAACTTTGCTTGCGAAACAAGCCTAAACTTGTTAACGCTGATGAATGGAAATATTTGGTCAACCTTTGGAGTGATGCTGACTTTCAG AAAAAAAGCATGCAGAACAAGACGAATAGATCGAAACGTTCATTGCCTCCATATATTGGAACTAAAAGCTATGTGAGACTTAGACACGAAATG GCGGAGAAAAAAGATGGAAAAACTCCTTCTCGTGTTGAAGTTTTCATGGAATCTCGcaagagaaaaaaaggaaaacaagttgaTGCTTTTCAACAAGATGCTATTGTAATTTCAACGTGTTGGCTTTCCTCTTTATCtccttaa